In a single window of the Dysgonomonas mossii genome:
- the rbr gene encoding rubrerythrin yields MEKSIKGTETEKCLLKSFAGESQARMRYTMFASTAKKEGYEQIAAIFLETADQEKEHAKRMFKFLEGGMVEITAMYPAGKVGTTEENLIEAAAGEHEEWAIDYPAFAEIAEKEGFKEIAVMYRMIAKVENMHEDRYKALLARVQSNGVFSREEAIDWQCRNCGFVIKSKVAPKTCPACLHPQAYFEPLKWNF; encoded by the coding sequence ATGGAAAAAAGTATTAAAGGCACAGAAACAGAAAAATGCCTACTCAAATCTTTTGCCGGAGAATCACAGGCAAGAATGCGTTACACAATGTTTGCAAGCACTGCGAAGAAAGAAGGATATGAGCAAATAGCAGCAATATTCCTCGAAACAGCAGATCAGGAAAAAGAACATGCAAAACGTATGTTTAAATTTCTAGAAGGCGGTATGGTTGAAATAACAGCCATGTATCCTGCCGGAAAAGTTGGTACTACCGAAGAAAATTTAATTGAAGCAGCAGCCGGAGAACATGAAGAATGGGCTATTGATTATCCTGCATTTGCTGAAATAGCAGAGAAAGAGGGATTCAAAGAAATTGCAGTAATGTACCGAATGATAGCCAAAGTAGAAAACATGCACGAAGACCGTTACAAAGCGCTATTGGCTCGTGTACAAAGCAATGGCGTTTTCTCTCGTGAAGAAGCTATCGACTGGCAATGCCGCAACTGTGGATTTGTAATCAAAAGCAAGGTAGCACCCAAGACCTGTCCAGCTTGTCTTCACCCACAGGCTTATTTCGAGCCACTTAAATGGAATTTCTAA
- a CDS encoding SulP family inorganic anion transporter produces the protein MKKDFLKDFTPQLFISLRTYSKEKFINDLMSGLIVGIVALPLALAFGIASGVTPEKGIITAIIAGFIISFMGGSRVQIGGPTGAFIVIVYGVVQTHGIKGLIIATIISGVILVLLGVFKLGKIIKFIPYPIIVGFTSGIAVTIFTTQIADVFGLNFGGEKLPGDFIGKWIMYFKYFGTINWWNTLISIASIFIIVITPRIVKKIPGSLVAILIITVVVYLLKTYAGIEVIDTIGDRFRIKAEIPDAEIPVINMAAIIDLLPVAITIAMLGAIESLLSATVADGVIGGEKHNSNTELIAQGMANIVTPLFGGIPATGAIARTMTNINNGGRTPIAGIVHAVVLLLILLLFMPLAQYIPMACLAGILVIVSYNMSEWRTFKALLKNQKSDIAVLLITFFLTVIFDLTVAIEVGLLLAVVLFLKRINEVTQVSVIKDQLDLTDESEFTQNEEILSLPEGVEVYEIDGPFFFGIANKFDESMREIGESSKIRIIRMRLVPFIDSTGLHNLTSLCRKSMKDGIQVVLSGVRPEVHAMIEKSEIPNMIGEINICDNINLAIARAKEILENED, from the coding sequence ATGAAAAAAGATTTCCTAAAAGACTTTACCCCTCAGTTATTTATTTCCTTAAGAACATATAGTAAAGAAAAATTTATAAACGACCTGATGTCAGGCCTTATAGTAGGGATTGTTGCCCTGCCTCTTGCTTTGGCTTTTGGTATAGCATCGGGTGTTACTCCCGAAAAGGGTATTATAACCGCCATTATTGCCGGATTTATTATATCGTTCATGGGTGGAAGCCGGGTACAGATTGGAGGTCCTACAGGAGCTTTTATCGTTATTGTATATGGAGTTGTTCAAACGCATGGTATCAAGGGACTTATTATTGCAACTATTATCTCGGGTGTTATACTCGTACTTTTAGGCGTGTTTAAACTGGGGAAGATTATAAAATTCATACCATATCCTATTATTGTAGGTTTTACAAGCGGTATCGCCGTTACTATATTTACAACCCAGATAGCAGATGTTTTCGGATTGAACTTTGGCGGTGAAAAACTACCCGGAGATTTTATCGGAAAATGGATAATGTATTTTAAATATTTTGGAACGATCAACTGGTGGAATACACTTATCAGTATAGCCAGTATTTTTATAATTGTGATCACTCCCCGCATTGTGAAAAAGATACCCGGATCGCTCGTCGCAATTTTGATAATAACAGTAGTTGTATATCTATTAAAAACGTATGCCGGCATAGAAGTGATAGATACTATTGGGGATCGCTTCAGAATCAAGGCTGAGATTCCCGATGCAGAAATTCCGGTCATTAATATGGCTGCAATTATAGATTTGTTGCCCGTTGCCATCACTATAGCAATGCTTGGTGCGATAGAATCTCTTTTGTCGGCAACGGTTGCAGATGGTGTGATCGGAGGGGAGAAGCATAATTCTAATACTGAACTTATAGCGCAGGGAATGGCAAATATAGTGACACCTTTGTTTGGCGGTATACCTGCAACAGGAGCTATAGCTCGTACTATGACCAATATTAACAACGGAGGACGAACTCCTATTGCCGGGATCGTACATGCAGTGGTGTTGTTACTAATTTTGCTTTTGTTTATGCCGTTGGCTCAATACATTCCTATGGCTTGTCTTGCCGGAATACTTGTCATTGTATCATATAATATGAGTGAGTGGCGTACATTTAAAGCTCTTTTGAAAAATCAGAAATCCGATATTGCCGTATTATTGATTACATTTTTCCTGACGGTAATATTTGACCTTACAGTAGCGATAGAAGTTGGACTACTATTAGCTGTTGTCTTATTCTTGAAGCGAATAAATGAGGTTACGCAAGTGTCTGTTATAAAAGACCAACTAGACTTGACGGATGAAAGTGAGTTTACTCAAAATGAAGAGATCTTATCATTGCCCGAGGGTGTTGAAGTATATGAAATAGATGGGCCGTTTTTCTTTGGTATAGCCAATAAGTTTGATGAAAGTATGCGCGAGATTGGCGAAAGCTCCAAAATAAGAATTATTCGGATGCGTTTAGTTCCATTTATAGATTCTACAGGATTACATAACCTGACCAGTTTGTGCAGAAAATCGATGAAAGACGGAATACAAGTTGTATTGTCTGGAGTAAGGCCGGAAGTGCATGCTATGATAGAAAAGTCGGAAATTCCGAATATGATAGGAGAGATTAATATTTGCGATAACATAAACCTGGCTATTGCGAGAGCAAAAGAGATACTCGAAAATGAAGATTAG
- a CDS encoding B12-binding domain-containing radical SAM protein, giving the protein MKVLLTTLNAKYIHTSLALRWLYVANKDKFDISFKEYVIKEEITTIVDDLLLQNPDVIGLSVYIWNVEKVKLLIDLIKEKSPQTIVIVGGPEVTYEPDYFVENWNVDYLISGEGEFVLGELLTAISTKSKPIIDGVSKRGSVSKIVAKADLEKLASLPSPYQLEEDKENMKNRLLYFETSRGCPYQCQYCLSSLEKGVRYFPKHHIVDNLSYFIRSNAKQIKFLDRTFNLNKEHTRFVFDFLIDHYRPGLSCQFEIYADLLTDESINYLNKNLPENYFRFEIGIQSTYEPTNIAVRRKQNFELLAGNIQKLMGGGRIDLHLDLIAGLPYETYERFVKSFNDVFCLKAKELQLGFLKMLRGTSLRRNADKYGYKYSLIAPYEIESNNDITHEELERIHDAEHALEKYWNSGKFSRTMQVLTDRYYKDRYFELFDEIGQYYNLHNLPHHGYRLEDIFLFLHNFLLSRGIDLFTELRTDYYCNFKIRPHGFWDDKIEKRERKQLLYQIGNDKPFLQKYGLNRKIIEKQAAIDIVENSDNEYLLTVFLQKDNSVEHLFLSYTFKE; this is encoded by the coding sequence ATGAAAGTATTACTGACCACGCTCAATGCTAAATATATACATACTTCGCTAGCTCTACGATGGTTGTATGTAGCCAACAAAGATAAATTCGATATCTCGTTTAAGGAATATGTAATAAAAGAAGAGATAACTACAATTGTAGACGATCTTTTATTACAGAACCCTGATGTCATTGGTCTCAGCGTATATATCTGGAATGTGGAAAAGGTGAAACTTTTGATTGATTTGATCAAAGAAAAAAGTCCACAAACCATTGTAATCGTAGGAGGCCCCGAGGTTACTTATGAGCCTGATTATTTTGTGGAAAATTGGAATGTCGATTATCTGATTAGCGGGGAAGGTGAATTTGTACTAGGTGAATTACTTACGGCTATAAGCACTAAAAGTAAGCCTATTATAGATGGTGTGTCGAAAAGAGGATCGGTAAGTAAGATTGTTGCTAAAGCTGATTTGGAGAAACTGGCATCTTTACCCTCTCCATACCAACTGGAAGAAGATAAGGAAAATATGAAAAACAGATTACTGTATTTCGAAACATCTCGAGGCTGTCCTTATCAATGTCAATACTGCTTGTCTTCACTCGAAAAAGGAGTCCGTTATTTCCCCAAGCATCATATTGTAGATAATCTATCTTATTTTATCCGGAGTAACGCCAAACAAATCAAGTTTCTTGATCGTACCTTTAATCTGAATAAGGAACATACACGATTTGTATTTGATTTTTTGATTGATCATTACCGCCCGGGTTTAAGCTGCCAGTTTGAAATATATGCCGACTTGCTGACTGACGAATCAATAAATTACCTCAATAAAAACTTACCGGAAAACTATTTCAGATTTGAGATTGGTATTCAATCTACTTACGAACCTACTAATATTGCAGTAAGGCGTAAGCAGAATTTTGAATTGCTGGCAGGCAATATACAAAAGCTGATGGGTGGCGGTAGAATAGATTTGCACTTAGACCTTATCGCCGGATTGCCATACGAGACTTATGAGCGATTTGTAAAGTCGTTTAATGATGTATTTTGTCTGAAGGCGAAAGAATTGCAGCTTGGCTTTCTAAAGATGCTGAGAGGTACATCTCTTAGACGTAATGCTGATAAATATGGATACAAATACAGCCTTATAGCTCCATACGAAATAGAGTCGAATAATGATATTACCCACGAAGAGCTGGAACGTATACATGATGCCGAGCATGCTCTCGAGAAATATTGGAATAGCGGGAAATTTAGCCGTACCATGCAAGTGTTGACCGATAGGTATTATAAAGATCGTTACTTCGAGCTTTTTGATGAAATCGGGCAGTATTATAATTTACATAATCTTCCTCATCATGGTTATCGGTTAGAAGATATATTTTTGTTTTTGCACAACTTCTTATTATCCCGAGGCATTGATTTGTTTACAGAGTTAAGAACAGACTATTACTGTAACTTTAAGATACGTCCGCACGGATTTTGGGACGATAAAATAGAAAAACGAGAAAGAAAGCAGCTGCTGTATCAAATAGGGAATGACAAACCATTTTTACAAAAATACGGATTGAATAGAAAAATCATAGAAAAGCAAGCCGCTATTGATATTGTAGAAAATAGTGACAATGAATATTTATTGACTGTTTTTCTTCAGAAGGATAATAGTGTAGAGCATTTGTTTCTCTCCTATACATTTAAAGAATAA
- a CDS encoding SAM-dependent methyltransferase, whose amino-acid sequence MQASLYLIPVTLGETSIEQVLPTYNKEIILQIKYFIVENIRSARRFLKKVESNINIDELTFYELNKHTKPEDIENYLNPMINGFHVGIISEAGCPAIADPGSDIVAIAQKKNYKVVPLVGPSSILLSLMASGFNGQGFAFHGYLPIDGAERIRKIKQLENLIHHEHQTQIFIETPYRNQKLVEDIIKHCTPSTKLCIAMNITCENEYIRTLSVKQWAKQLPDMAKQLCIFLLYK is encoded by the coding sequence ATGCAAGCATCGTTATATCTCATACCCGTAACACTAGGAGAAACTTCTATCGAACAGGTATTGCCTACATACAACAAAGAGATCATCTTACAAATAAAATACTTTATTGTGGAGAATATCCGCTCTGCCCGTCGTTTCTTGAAAAAGGTAGAGAGCAACATCAATATAGATGAACTTACCTTCTACGAGCTGAATAAGCATACCAAGCCCGAGGACATCGAGAATTACCTCAACCCTATGATAAACGGATTTCATGTGGGTATTATATCCGAAGCGGGCTGTCCGGCTATAGCCGACCCGGGAAGCGACATCGTAGCTATTGCCCAGAAGAAGAATTATAAAGTAGTCCCGTTAGTAGGACCATCGTCTATTCTTCTTTCGCTTATGGCATCCGGATTTAACGGACAAGGATTTGCATTTCACGGTTATTTGCCTATCGATGGAGCAGAACGTATCAGGAAGATAAAACAGCTTGAAAATCTAATACATCACGAGCACCAGACACAGATATTTATAGAAACTCCTTACCGTAATCAGAAGCTGGTTGAAGATATTATCAAGCATTGTACGCCTTCCACAAAGCTTTGTATTGCGATGAATATAACTTGTGAAAATGAGTATATCAGAACTCTCTCAGTAAAACAATGGGCAAAGCAATTACCCGATATGGCAAAACAACTATGTATCTTCCTTTTATATAAATAA